In Oryza sativa Japonica Group chromosome 11, ASM3414082v1, the following are encoded in one genomic region:
- the LOC4350457 gene encoding rapid alkalinization factor 23 codes for MPPPSITTTTTKLFLLLLLLHGGHCLKSLDMAMEMEMDSEAHSRMLWESSSSNGRRYISYDALRSDVVPCSRQGVPYYNCRIMTTANPYTRGCETITRCRDVDP; via the coding sequence ATGCCACCACCAtcaatcaccaccaccaccaccaagctgttcttgctcctcctcctcctccatggagGCCACTGCCTGAAGAGCTTGGACATGgccatggagatggagatggattcAGAGGCTCACAGCAGGATGCTGTGGGAGtccagcagcagcaacggcaGGAGGTACATCAGCTACGACGCCCTGAGGAGCGACGTGGTGCCGTGCTCGAGGCAGGGTGTCCCTTACTATAACTGCAGGATCATGACCACCGCCAACCCTTACACCCGGGGATGCGAGACCATCACCAGGTGCAGGGATGTGGATCCGTGA
- the LOC4350458 gene encoding UV-B-induced protein At3g17800, chloroplastic isoform X2 has protein sequence MLNWKSKCSTRSPRTTVAGAKPDDSEFESVNAPLEPQTWEGSFLCGLLKNQPQVLPVAAAKQLQELSNQRKDTLIRWEHSIGSPEDCLHRRIAEMKEHECQTAIEDIMYTLIVYKFFKIEVPLVPNLSKLISNKRLQIWPPREAELESIHGPEVLGLIREHLTSIIRWVHRNGPKINRSTLRIKRMQFSRIYSASIMYGYFLKSVTTRHRLELILAQSQEFCPPIQFLNAQFNSTQKQEQEESIGGSAEISSSSKPSSVVDLHDLKSYMMGFDPKTLELCARLRSCEASNLIEKHSWALFRESMKDFLEPDEAVILDPSSLKRLLLEAIAFGSFLWDVEDYVDEIYKLHDS, from the exons ATGTTGAATTGGAAATCTAAATGCAGTACCAGAAGTCCACGGACTACAGTTGCTGGTGCAAAGCCTGATGACTCTGAATTTGAAAGTGTCAATGCACCACTCGAGCCCCAAACGTGGGAAGGAAGCTTCTTGTGTGGTTTGTTGAAGAACCAGCCACAAGTACTCCCAGTTGCTGCGGCAAAGCAACTTCAAGAACTATCTAATCAAAGAAAGGACACCTTGATCCGCTGGGAACATAGCATCGGTTCTCCTGAGGACTGCCTTCACAG GAGGATTGCTGAAATGAAGGAGCATGAGTGCCAGACTGCTATTGAGGATATCATGTACACTTTGAttgtttataaatttttcaagaTTGAAGTTCCATTGGTTCCAAATCTATCAAAGCTTATCAGCAATAAAAGACTACAAATATGGCCACCAAGGGAGGCAGAACTAGAATCAATTCATGGACCTGAGGTGCTAGGTTTAATTAGGGAACACTTGACCAGTATTATCAGATGGGTACATAGAAATGGTCCCAAGATCAATCGCTCAACACTTAGAATCAAAAGAATGCAATTTAGTCGGATTTATTCTGCTTCAATAATGTACGGATACTTTCTGAAATCTGTCACTACAAGGCATCGTTTGGAGCTGATTCTTGCTCAGTCACAAGAATTTTGCCCACCAATTCAGTTTCTGAATGCACAATTTAATAGCACCCAGAAACAAGAACAGGAAGAGTCCATTGGAGGTTCTGCAGAAATATCATCTTCCTCAAAACCGAGTTCTGTTGTTGATCTGCATGACTTGAAGAGTTACATGATGGGCTTTGATCCAAAGACCTTGGAGTTATGCGCAAGGCTGCGCTCATGCGAAGCTTCTAATCTCATTGAGAAGCACAGTTGGGCACTGTTCAGAGAAAGCATGAAAGATTTCCTAGAGCCTGATGAGGCAGTGATACTCGATCCGTCATCCCTAAAGAGATTGTTGCTTGAAGCCATTGCATTTGGTTCCTTTCTTTGGGATGTTGAGGATTATGTTGACGAGATTTACAAGTTGCATGATAGCTGA
- the LOC4350458 gene encoding UV-B-induced protein At3g17800, chloroplastic isoform X1, translating into MAALRPRAAAASAAVARPVAVRRGGVSSSSRWKLQGSMLNWKSKCSTRSPRTTVAGAKPDDSEFESVNAPLEPQTWEGSFLCGLLKNQPQVLPVAAAKQLQELSNQRKDTLIRWEHSIGSPEDCLHRRIAEMKEHECQTAIEDIMYTLIVYKFFKIEVPLVPNLSKLISNKRLQIWPPREAELESIHGPEVLGLIREHLTSIIRWVHRNGPKINRSTLRIKRMQFSRIYSASIMYGYFLKSVTTRHRLELILAQSQEFCPPIQFLNAQFNSTQKQEQEESIGGSAEISSSSKPSSVVDLHDLKSYMMGFDPKTLELCARLRSCEASNLIEKHSWALFRESMKDFLEPDEAVILDPSSLKRLLLEAIAFGSFLWDVEDYVDEIYKLHDS; encoded by the exons GGAAGTATGTTGAATTGGAAATCTAAATGCAGTACCAGAAGTCCACGGACTACAGTTGCTGGTGCAAAGCCTGATGACTCTGAATTTGAAAGTGTCAATGCACCACTCGAGCCCCAAACGTGGGAAGGAAGCTTCTTGTGTGGTTTGTTGAAGAACCAGCCACAAGTACTCCCAGTTGCTGCGGCAAAGCAACTTCAAGAACTATCTAATCAAAGAAAGGACACCTTGATCCGCTGGGAACATAGCATCGGTTCTCCTGAGGACTGCCTTCACAG GAGGATTGCTGAAATGAAGGAGCATGAGTGCCAGACTGCTATTGAGGATATCATGTACACTTTGAttgtttataaatttttcaagaTTGAAGTTCCATTGGTTCCAAATCTATCAAAGCTTATCAGCAATAAAAGACTACAAATATGGCCACCAAGGGAGGCAGAACTAGAATCAATTCATGGACCTGAGGTGCTAGGTTTAATTAGGGAACACTTGACCAGTATTATCAGATGGGTACATAGAAATGGTCCCAAGATCAATCGCTCAACACTTAGAATCAAAAGAATGCAATTTAGTCGGATTTATTCTGCTTCAATAATGTACGGATACTTTCTGAAATCTGTCACTACAAGGCATCGTTTGGAGCTGATTCTTGCTCAGTCACAAGAATTTTGCCCACCAATTCAGTTTCTGAATGCACAATTTAATAGCACCCAGAAACAAGAACAGGAAGAGTCCATTGGAGGTTCTGCAGAAATATCATCTTCCTCAAAACCGAGTTCTGTTGTTGATCTGCATGACTTGAAGAGTTACATGATGGGCTTTGATCCAAAGACCTTGGAGTTATGCGCAAGGCTGCGCTCATGCGAAGCTTCTAATCTCATTGAGAAGCACAGTTGGGCACTGTTCAGAGAAAGCATGAAAGATTTCCTAGAGCCTGATGAGGCAGTGATACTCGATCCGTCATCCCTAAAGAGATTGTTGCTTGAAGCCATTGCATTTGGTTCCTTTCTTTGGGATGTTGAGGATTATGTTGACGAGATTTACAAGTTGCATGATAGCTGA